CACGGCGGACTCCTCGGGCTGGGGCTTCCAGGGCTCGCTCCTCGGGGGGACGGGCTGGGTCGCGGGCAAGAGCGGGCAGGCGGTCCGGCTCGACGGGTCGACGGGCCGCGTCTCGGTGCCGGACGCGGACGGGCTGGACGTGTCGTCGGCGTTGACGGTGTCGGCGTGGGTGCGCCCCGAGCGCCACGCGACGCAGTACGTCGTGAAGAAGGCCGTGTCGGGTTCTGCCGACGGGTACGAGCTGGGCATCTCGAGCGCCGGCAAGCCGTTCCTGCGGGTCAACCAGAAGACCTCGGGGGACACGTTCCGCGTCAATGCGACGTCGGTCCTCCCGTCCACCGGGACGACGTGGGTGCACCTGACCGGGACCTACGACGGTCAGCGGCTGCGGATCTACGTGGACGGGGTCGAGCAGGGGTCGATCGCCGGTCCCGCGTCGGTGGGCGTGAACACGTTGCCGCTGACGATCGGTGCGCAGCCCGACGGCCTCTACCCCTTCCAGGGCGCCGTCGACGGCGTGCGCCTCTACGACCGCGCGCTCACCGCGGCCCAGGTCACCGAGCTCGTCCAGGGTGGCGGTCCCGCCCCCACGACCCCGGTCGCGACCGACGGCACGTCCACGACGACGGCCGGTACCGCGGTCACGGGCACGCTCGCCGGCAGCTCGCCGGGCGGCGGGGCGCTGACGTTCGAGGTGGTCGCCGCGCCGTCGTCGGGCACGGTGACCGTGACGAACGCCGCCACGGGGGCGTTCACGTACACGCCCGCCGCGGGCTTCGTCGGGACGACGAGCTTCACGTTCCGGGTCAAGGCGGGGACCACGTGGTCGAACGTCGCGACGCAGACCGTGCGCGTGCTCTCGTCCGCCGGCGCGCGGGGGACGTGGGGCCTCGACGAAGGCACCGGGACCACGACCGCCGACTCGTCGGGCTGGGGCCAGACCGGGACGCTGTCCGGTGGGGCCACCTGGGTGACCGGGATCGACGGCAAGGCGGTCCGTCTCGACGGGAGCGCGGGCAAGGTGACCGTGCCGGACTCGGCCGCGGTCGACGTGTCGTCGGCGTTGACCGTCTCGGCGTGGGTGCGTCCGGAGCGGTCGGCGACGCAGTACGTCGTGAAGAAGGCCGTGTCGGGTTCTGCCGACGGGTACGAGCTGGGTATCTCGAGCGCCGGGAAGCCGTTCCTGCGGGTCAACCAGAAGACGTCGGGGGACACGTTCCGCGTCAATGCGACGTCGGTGCTCCCGACCACCGGGACGACGTGGGTGCACCTGACCGGGACCTTCGACGGTCAGCGGCTGCGGATCTACGTGGACGGGGTCGAGCAGGGGTCGATCGCCGGTCCCGCGTCGGTCGGGGTCAACACGCTGCCGCTGACGATCGGTGCGCAGCCCGACGGCCTCTACCCCTTCCAGGGCGCCGTCGACCAGGTCCGGCTGTACGACCGTGCCCTGTCGGCGGCCGAGGTCACGGCACTGCACCAGTCCGTCGAGCAGCCGGCCCAGCCGCCCGTCGCGCAGGACGTGGCCGCGTCGACCGTGAGCGGGACACCGGTCACGGGGACCCTCACCGGCAGCTCGCCGAGCGGCGGGGCGCTGACGTTCGAGGTGGTCGCCGCCCCGTCGTCGGGCACGGTGACCGTGACGAACGCCGCCACGGGGGCGTTCACGTACACGCCCGCGGCAGGGTTCGTCGGGACGACGACCTTCACCTTCCGGGTCGGCGCGAACGGCCTCTGGTCGAACGTCGCGACCGCGACGGTCCAGGTCACGCCCGTGGGCGGCCTGCGCGGCGCGTGGGACCTCGACGAGGGCACGGGGCTCGCCGCGGCCGACTCGTCGGGCTGGGCCGGCACCGGGACGCTGTCGGGCGGGACGACGTGGGTCACGGCCGGGGGCCGGTCGGCCGTCCGGTTCGACGGTGTCGCGGGCAAGGTCACGATCCCCGACACCAACGCGCTCGACGTCTCGACCGCGCTCACCGTCGCGGCCTGGGTCCGGCCCGAGCAGCTCGCGACGCAGTACGTCGTCAAGAAGGCCGCGCCGAGCGCGACCGACGGCTTCGAGCTCGGGCTGTCGAGCGCGGGCAAGGCGTTCCTGCGGCTCAACCAGGCGACCTCGGGGGACACGTTCCGCGTCAACGCCACCTCGACGTACCCCACGAACGGCGCCACCTGGGTGCACCTCGTGGGCACCTACGACGGGCAGCGGATGCGCCTGTACGTCGACGGCGTCGAGCAGGGGAACGTCGCGGGCCCCGCGTCGGTCGGGGTCAACACGCTCCCGCTGATCCTCGGCGGGCAGCCCGGCGGGACGCTCCCGCTCAAGGGAGCCGTCGACGGCGTGCGTCTCTACGACCGCGCGCTGAGCGCGGCCGAGGTCGCCACGCTCAGGACGCAGACTCCGCCGCCTGCCTGACGTCCCGCGTCGGGGGACGCTCGGCCCGGGAGCGACGCTCGTCCCGGGCCGCGCGCACCCGGCTCGCGAGCGCCCGGCGGCCGTGGCCCAGGGCCACGATCTCCCGGAGCAGAAGCTGTCCCGGCCAGTGCCCCAACGCGGCCGTGAAGGACACCGTGCGAAGCCGCGAGGGGTAGAGCTCGTTCTGATCGGGGTACAGCGACGGGTGCATGCACGAGTCGAGCAGGTCGAGGTCGCCCTGGGCGGCGAACCGCTTGACGGTCAGCAGGCGGCCGAGCACCCCGGGTGCGTGCTGCGCCCACTTCTCGGCGTACTCGTCGTACCAGGCGAACAGCGTGCCCCCGGACCGCAGGAACGCGGCCATGTAGAGGGTCTCGCCCGCGGGTCGCAGGGCCAGGAGGGTCGCGCGGCCCGCGGCGGCGTGCGCCCGGAAGACGTCCACGAACCACTCGGGTCCCTCGCGCAGCCGGGAGAAGCCGACACCGTTGCGGTCGGGGTCGGCCTTCCAGGTCTCGAGCTCGAACCGGAGGAACTCGGCGGGGTCCTCGACGACGTCGAGCGTCAGCGTGTCGAGCTCGGCCGGGACCCCCGCGGCCTCCGTGAGCCGGCGCGCCCGACGGCGGACGGCCTTGGCGCGCGAGCGCGGGAGGTAGCCGAAGCTCCCCGGCTCCTCGACCTCGGCGAAGCGCACCGCGGCCCGTGCGTCCCCGCCCCAGACGTGGAGCGTCGAACCCTCGTCGGCGAACGCCCGCTGGAGCGCGGCGCCGCCCGCCTCGTCGCCCGAGACGAACGCCATCTCGATGCTCCCGCCGAGCTCGTGCGAGAACCGTCGGAACGCCCGCACGAGGCTGGTCGCGGCGCGCCGGGTGTCGTCCGCTCGCAGGAGCGGGACGCCGAGCGAGGTGAACTGGTTGAGGATGGGCCCGTCGTTCGACGCGTGCCGGTGCGGCCAGCGGCGGTTCGCCGGGAC
This region of Oerskovia jenensis genomic DNA includes:
- a CDS encoding LamG-like jellyroll fold domain-containing protein → MTARLDGPHRRPTTARRKVARVVAPLVVAGLVLATAGSVVTGDVGPASASAPTPVPVTAVQGDSRAESRTIGGAVGQDVAPNFSADGAGPETPSTVATSLWWRWTAPASGPMSFSTSGSELDTTVAVRRADAPKTVVATNDDDGDVSTSRVMFDAVAGQEYLVEVGTKAGEPGLVTLAWQEPAPVVEAPAGPQALAAETALTTTAVPLSGNTGEKPQSKLWFAHDTWWAALASTSTTPAGTWVWRYDQAAGTWTNVVRISDRTDVRADVKVVGDVAHVLLHGPTTSLVSVEYVASSNSYQPWSQRPSATTVSLPGSETGTIDVDTTGRLWLVSDTSTSIQARYADSPYSSFSAPVTVASGVLDDDIGMVTALPGGKIGVLWSNQSTERFGFRTHVDGAAPGTWTADEKPAQSSALDLGDGMADDHMNVAVASDGTVYAAIKTSYDSQGATVIGLLVRRPNGTWDPLYEVDRLGTRPIVEIDEVTGLLRVVYTHSEVLDDIIEKVTPLASISFAQNARTVLDGTYNNVTGAKANVPGATFVMAASSSTAGTARLPWVAPGGPVATAGLTTTSVGVATTGTLKGSSPTGGALTFEVVTPPSSGTVTVTNAATGAFTYTPAAGFVGATSFTFRVRAGTTWSSTATQSVRVTAVAGARGTWELDEGTGVLTADSSGWGFQGSLLGGTGWVAGKSGQAVRLDGSTGRVSVPDADGLDVSSALTVSAWVRPERHATQYVVKKAVSGSADGYELGISSAGKPFLRVNQKTSGDTFRVNATSVLPSTGTTWVHLTGTYDGQRLRIYVDGVEQGSIAGPASVGVNTLPLTIGAQPDGLYPFQGAVDGVRLYDRALTAAQVTELVQGGGPAPTTPVATDGTSTTTAGTAVTGTLAGSSPGGGALTFEVVAAPSSGTVTVTNAATGAFTYTPAAGFVGTTSFTFRVKAGTTWSNVATQTVRVLSSAGARGTWGLDEGTGTTTADSSGWGQTGTLSGGATWVTGIDGKAVRLDGSAGKVTVPDSAAVDVSSALTVSAWVRPERSATQYVVKKAVSGSADGYELGISSAGKPFLRVNQKTSGDTFRVNATSVLPTTGTTWVHLTGTFDGQRLRIYVDGVEQGSIAGPASVGVNTLPLTIGAQPDGLYPFQGAVDQVRLYDRALSAAEVTALHQSVEQPAQPPVAQDVAASTVSGTPVTGTLTGSSPSGGALTFEVVAAPSSGTVTVTNAATGAFTYTPAAGFVGTTTFTFRVGANGLWSNVATATVQVTPVGGLRGAWDLDEGTGLAAADSSGWAGTGTLSGGTTWVTAGGRSAVRFDGVAGKVTIPDTNALDVSTALTVAAWVRPEQLATQYVVKKAAPSATDGFELGLSSAGKAFLRLNQATSGDTFRVNATSTYPTNGATWVHLVGTYDGQRMRLYVDGVEQGNVAGPASVGVNTLPLILGGQPGGTLPLKGAVDGVRLYDRALSAAEVATLRTQTPPPA
- a CDS encoding GNAT family N-acetyltransferase; the protein is MPSNDSPRLSVRLVAVSTLGPEDVSRWRDLADHAAEPNVFYGPDFLVPTAAHFDPDRTLRLVVVESDGSWLAVMPYEMVPANRRWPHRHASNDGPILNQFTSLGVPLLRADDTRRAATSLVRAFRRFSHELGGSIEMAFVSGDEAGGAALQRAFADEGSTLHVWGGDARAAVRFAEVEEPGSFGYLPRSRAKAVRRRARRLTEAAGVPAELDTLTLDVVEDPAEFLRFELETWKADPDRNGVGFSRLREGPEWFVDVFRAHAAAGRATLLALRPAGETLYMAAFLRSGGTLFAWYDEYAEKWAQHAPGVLGRLLTVKRFAAQGDLDLLDSCMHPSLYPDQNELYPSRLRTVSFTAALGHWPGQLLLREIVALGHGRRALASRVRAARDERRSRAERPPTRDVRQAAESAS